TGAGCAACTAGCCAATCAAATTACCACTAACCTATATATTGCTTTAGTTAGCGCCATTAAAGATCCAGTCGCTGCCAAACTTTCTAGTCAGCTAGTAGAAAAATTCACTACAGTCTTAGGCTTAGAGATTCAGGAAAAACACGTAATTTTAGAAATTCAAAGTTTGCTCAATGATTTTTTAGAAGAAGTCAAAATTAACTACGTTCAACGCTTATCCCAAGAAGACATTGAGCAAATTATTGAACAAACAAGACATATGCGATCGCAAGGATCTGTTCGGATAGTGGTAGATAGAGGTGCTGCTCTCCCAGAAATTCGAGACAGGAGGTAGAGGGGACAAATCAAGTCAAAAGTCAAAAGTCAAAATTAAAGAACTCCTGGCTTCTGTCACCTGTTCCCTGTTCCCTGTTCCCTGTTCCCTAACAACTGACTAATGACTAACGAAAAAAATACGCTACACTCATGTTAGGGGCGAACCAATAACGGTTCGTCACAAGACTTCTTGGAAGATATCCCTATCGCAGGAAGTGGGTAGATGCCCACTTTTTTTATTGAATTCTCGCATGACTCATCCTTTAGTCCCACAAATTATTGACTTGGCGACCCCAGTAGCAGCAGAACTGGGATTAGAAATTGTTGGCATAGTTTTTCATACTAACCAACGTCCGCCAGTTTTGCGGGTAGATATCCGTAATCCCCAACAGGATACTGGTCTGGACGATTGCGAACGGATGAGCCGTGCTTTAGAAGCCTCCTTAGATGCGGCAGAGATAATTCCAGATGCCTATGTGTTGGAAGTATCTAGTCCTGGGATTTCGCGACAACTGATAACTGACAGAGAGTTTATTTCCTTTAAAGGTTTTCCTGTAGTTATCTCCACTTGTGAACCCTACGACGGACAGCAAGAGTGGACTGGTCTGTTGATTCGCCGGGATGAAACAAAAGTTTACTTAAACCAGAAAGGTCGTGTAGTTGAAATTCCCAGATCCCTAGTTACCAGGGTGCAGCTGGATGAGCGCAGCTAACCAATTTTAGATTTTAGATTTTAGATTTTAGACTGGGGGTTTTAGAGTGGAATCTAAAATTCCAAATTTAAAATTCAAAATTGTGGCGGGTGCTGACTTAAAAGTTAAGGAGATTGCTTATGTCAATGGTCACTTTACCTGGATTAAAAGATTTAATTGAAAGCATCAGCCGCGAACGAAATTTACCTCGTTTAGCAGTGCAATCATCTATTAGAGAAGCATTACTTAAAGGTTACGAACGTTATCGCCGGGCTCAAAATTTAGAGCGCAAACAATTTGATGAAACTTATTTTGATAATTTTGAAGTAGAACTGGATATTGACGGAGAAGGATTTCGAGTTCTTTCTACCAAAACAATTGTCGAAGAAGTTAGTAACTCCGACCATCAAATTTCTCTAGAAGAAGTGCAACAAGTCGCTCCTGAGGCTCAATCAGGTGATTCTGTGGTTTTAGATGTCACCCCAGATCAAGGAGAATTTGGGCGGATGGCGGCGATGC
This sequence is a window from Anabaena sphaerica FACHB-251. Protein-coding genes within it:
- the rimP gene encoding ribosome maturation factor RimP; protein product: MTHPLVPQIIDLATPVAAELGLEIVGIVFHTNQRPPVLRVDIRNPQQDTGLDDCERMSRALEASLDAAEIIPDAYVLEVSSPGISRQLITDREFISFKGFPVVISTCEPYDGQQEWTGLLIRRDETKVYLNQKGRVVEIPRSLVTRVQLDERS